TGAGTGACAGACTGCTGATAGAAAAACTATATGATGCAGCCAAAGCAGGTGTGGTAATCAGGCTCATCGTAAGAGGAATCTATTGTGCCGTAAACCAAAAAGAATTTAAAGAAAAAATAAAAGCCATAAGTATTGTAGACGAATACCTGGAGCACGCCAGAGTAATGTATTTCTACAATAAAGGAACAGAAGACATATACATTTCTTCCGCTGACTGGATGACTAGAAACCTGGATTACAGGATTGAAGCCGCCGCTAAAATCACTGATAAAAACCTTAAGAAAGAATTAAAAGATATTCTTGACATTCAGCTTAGGGATAATGTAAAAGCCAGAATTCTGGATAAAAAACTCAGCAATGAATACATAAGAAATGATAAAAAAGAATGCCGTTCCCAAATAGAAACCTATAAATATTTAAAAGCTAAAACAAGCAAAAAATGAAGATAGCAGCGATAGACATAGGGAGTAATGCAGCCCGCCTTCTTATCAATGAAGTTAAGATTAATAACAGAAAACCTGAATTCATCAAACTCAATCTTCTCAGAATTCCTCTGAGACTGGGAATGGATGTTTTTACCATCGGAAAAATAGGTCCCGAAAGAGAAAAAATGGTCATTGATTCCATGAAAATCTTCAGTGACCTGATGAAAATATATAAAGTGGATCATTACAGAGCCTGTGCTACCAGCGCTATGCGTGATGCTGCCAATGGTAATGAAATTATCAGCCTCGTAAAAGAAACATCTGGAATCAACATCGAAATCATTTCCGGTGATGAAGAAGCTACCCTGGTCTATGAAAATCATGTTGCAGAAGGTCTTGATAAAGAATTCGCCTACTTATACATCGACGTTGGTGGAGGTTCTACAGAACTTACCTTCTATGAAAACGGTAAAATGGTTTACGAAAAATCATTCAATATCGGAACGATTCGTCTTCTCAACAACCTGGTTACGATGGATAACTGGAAAGAGATGAAGGACGAGATCAATAAAAATATCGTCAGTAAAAAACCAATTGTAGCCATTGGATCAGGAGGAAACATCAACAAAGTGTTCTCCATGAGCAAAACCAAAGACGGAAAACCAATGTCTTTATCTCACCTGAAAAAGGTCTATAAAGAATTCAATGAGTTGTCTGTGGAAGAAAGGATGACCAATTACAACCTTAGAGAAGACCGTGCCGATGTATTGGTACATGCCCTGAGTATCTTCAACAATGTGATGTCATGGTCTGATATCAACAGGATTTTTGTCCCTAAAATATCTGTGGCAGACGGATTGATCCATAATATTTACAGTCAGTTACAGCACAAAAAGTAACAACAAATAACAATTTTGTAAGCCAGCCATTGAGCTGGTTTTATTTTTGGAAGCTGTTTTCAGCTTTCCGCTGTATTTTGTCATTGCGAGGAACAACGTGATGAAGCAAACTCTATTTTGGCTAAAGCCAGTGGAAGATTAATGTATTGTCAGACAGACTAAAGCCCTATTGAATTTTAACAACAGTCTCTTTTTACTTTTTAATAAAAACTTTTCCAAATTTTAAAGTAAAACCTCATCCCCATTCGTCATACCAATATCAATAGCAAAGCAATGAATTCAATCA
The window above is part of the Chryseobacterium sp. MA9 genome. Proteins encoded here:
- a CDS encoding exopolyphosphatase, whose amino-acid sequence is MKIAAIDIGSNAARLLINEVKINNRKPEFIKLNLLRIPLRLGMDVFTIGKIGPEREKMVIDSMKIFSDLMKIYKVDHYRACATSAMRDAANGNEIISLVKETSGINIEIISGDEEATLVYENHVAEGLDKEFAYLYIDVGGGSTELTFYENGKMVYEKSFNIGTIRLLNNLVTMDNWKEMKDEINKNIVSKKPIVAIGSGGNINKVFSMSKTKDGKPMSLSHLKKVYKEFNELSVEERMTNYNLREDRADVLVHALSIFNNVMSWSDINRIFVPKISVADGLIHNIYSQLQHKK